From the genome of Halomonas sp. 1513, one region includes:
- a CDS encoding S-formylglutathione hydrolase → MTMSEQLELVSANKSFGGWLKRYKHHSRALDCEMIFAIYLPPQAENERVPLLWWLSGLTCNDENFMHKAGAQRLAAELGIAIVCPDTSPRGTDLPGEHDSYDFGSGAGFYVNATQEPWSKHYRMYDYVSEELPSVVRQHFPVNGRESISGHSMGGHGALVLSLRRPGHYASVSAFAPVVNPSTCPWGKKAFGNYLGDDPGSWTQYDACELVAKGASRQPLFIDQGEADNFLEEQLRPERLEAVCAEHDHPLTLRRQPGYDHSYFFIATFIEDHLRYHAEHLFKKR, encoded by the coding sequence GGTTGGCTGAAGCGCTACAAGCACCACTCCCGGGCGCTGGATTGCGAGATGATCTTTGCCATCTATCTGCCGCCCCAGGCCGAAAACGAACGGGTACCGCTGCTCTGGTGGCTGTCGGGACTGACCTGTAACGACGAGAACTTCATGCACAAGGCCGGTGCCCAGCGTCTGGCCGCCGAGCTGGGCATCGCCATCGTCTGCCCCGATACCAGCCCGCGCGGCACCGACCTGCCGGGCGAACATGACAGCTACGACTTCGGCAGTGGCGCGGGTTTCTATGTCAACGCCACCCAGGAGCCGTGGTCGAAGCACTATCGCATGTACGACTACGTCTCCGAGGAGCTGCCCTCGGTGGTGCGCCAGCATTTTCCGGTCAACGGCCGCGAGTCGATCAGCGGCCACTCCATGGGCGGTCACGGGGCGCTGGTACTGTCGCTACGCCGCCCGGGCCACTATGCCTCGGTATCGGCCTTCGCGCCGGTCGTCAATCCCAGCACCTGCCCGTGGGGCAAGAAGGCCTTCGGTAACTACCTGGGCGACGATCCGGGCAGCTGGACCCAGTATGACGCCTGCGAGCTGGTGGCCAAGGGCGCCTCGCGCCAGCCGCTGTTCATCGACCAGGGCGAGGCCGACAACTTTCTCGAGGAGCAGTTGCGGCCCGAGCGGCTGGAAGCAGTGTGCGCCGAGCACGACCACCCACTCACGCTGCGCCGCCAGCCCGGCTACGACCACAGCTACTTCTTCATCGCTACCTTTATCGAGGATCACTTGCGCTACCACGCCGAGCACCTGTTCAAGAAACGTTGA
- a CDS encoding AraC family transcriptional regulator — protein sequence MTFSPQAARPTAAPQTLGFLLLDNFTLISLASAIEPLRMANQLAGRELYRWYTLSLDGGPVRASDGLQVTPDAATATPLALDMVIVCGGVGPSRSVQREHVHWLQSQGRQSRRLGSVCTGSWALARAGLLDGYETSIHWECLAAMQEAFPRVALTTRLFSIDRDRATASGGTAPLDMMLNLIGRDHGRELSAGISEMFIYDRVRNEQDQQRVPLKHVLGTTQPKLLEIVALMEANLEEPIGLDELAHYVDVSRRQLERLFQKYLHCSPSRYYLKLRLTRARQLLKQTPMSIIEVASACGFVSTPHFSKCYREYFGMPPRDERLGISRPGQYAGVAVVHPVAQADASPELVSSAVLALAQARGEPTYASVPL from the coding sequence ATGACATTTTCCCCCCAGGCCGCACGACCCACTGCCGCACCCCAGACCCTGGGCTTTCTGCTGCTGGACAACTTCACCCTGATCTCACTGGCCTCGGCCATCGAGCCGCTGCGCATGGCTAACCAGTTGGCCGGTCGTGAGCTCTACCGCTGGTATACGCTGAGCCTCGACGGTGGACCGGTGCGTGCCAGTGACGGTCTGCAGGTGACCCCGGATGCCGCCACCGCTACGCCGCTGGCGCTCGACATGGTGATCGTCTGCGGCGGGGTCGGGCCCAGCCGCAGCGTGCAGCGCGAGCACGTTCACTGGCTGCAGTCCCAGGGCCGCCAGTCGCGGCGCCTCGGCTCGGTGTGTACCGGCAGCTGGGCGCTGGCTCGCGCGGGGCTACTCGACGGCTACGAGACCAGTATCCACTGGGAGTGTCTGGCGGCCATGCAGGAAGCCTTCCCGCGGGTGGCGCTGACTACCCGGCTGTTCTCCATCGACCGCGATCGCGCCACCGCCTCCGGCGGCACCGCGCCGCTCGACATGATGCTCAACCTGATCGGTCGTGATCACGGCCGCGAGCTCTCGGCGGGCATTTCCGAGATGTTCATCTATGACCGAGTGCGCAACGAGCAGGACCAGCAGCGCGTGCCGCTGAAGCACGTGCTGGGCACCACCCAGCCCAAGCTGCTGGAGATCGTCGCCCTGATGGAGGCCAATCTGGAGGAGCCGATCGGCCTCGACGAGCTGGCCCACTATGTCGATGTGTCGCGGCGACAGCTGGAGCGGCTGTTCCAGAAGTACCTGCACTGCTCGCCGTCGCGCTACTATCTCAAGCTGCGCCTGACCCGGGCGCGGCAGCTGCTCAAGCAGACGCCGATGTCGATCATCGAAGTCGCCTCGGCGTGTGGTTTCGTCTCTACCCCGCACTTCTCCAAGTGCTACCGCGAGTACTTCGGCATGCCGCCGCGGGACGAGCGGCTGGGTATCTCGCGGCCGGGGCAGTACGCAGGGGTGGCCGTGGTCCATCCCGTCGCTCAGGCCGATGCCTCCCCGGAGCTGGTATCGAGCGCCGTGCTGGCGCTGGCCCAGGCTCGCGGCGAGCCGACCTATGCCAGCGTGCCGCTCTAG
- a CDS encoding monofunctional biosynthetic peptidoglycan transglycosylase, whose amino-acid sequence MALAWRHRVSLRGVLRGLLYAVIGFVAVSVLAVLLFRVVPVFGSMVMVERKVESWVAREPIRIEHQWRAWGDLSDHAKLAVIAAEDQRFPHHRGFDVDEMRRALEASRQGGRLRGASTISQQTAKNLFLWTGRSWLRKGLEAWFTLLIEALWPKERILEVYLNIAEWDSGVFGLEAAAQHYFGVSAAQLNAHQASRLAAILPSPRNWSASQPSAHVERRSAWIRQQMNNLGGASYLEQL is encoded by the coding sequence ATGGCCCTGGCCTGGCGACACCGAGTCTCGCTACGCGGCGTACTGCGTGGCCTGCTGTATGCGGTGATCGGCTTCGTCGCCGTGTCGGTACTGGCGGTGCTGCTGTTTCGCGTCGTGCCGGTGTTCGGCTCGATGGTGATGGTGGAGCGCAAGGTCGAGTCCTGGGTGGCTCGTGAGCCGATCCGCATCGAGCACCAGTGGCGCGCCTGGGGCGATCTCTCCGACCACGCCAAGCTGGCGGTGATCGCCGCCGAAGACCAGCGCTTTCCCCATCACCGTGGCTTCGACGTCGACGAGATGCGCCGCGCGCTGGAAGCCAGCCGCCAGGGCGGGCGGCTGCGCGGTGCCAGCACCATCAGCCAGCAGACCGCCAAGAACCTGTTCCTGTGGACCGGGCGCAGCTGGCTGCGCAAGGGGCTCGAGGCGTGGTTCACGCTGCTGATCGAGGCGCTGTGGCCCAAGGAGCGCATTCTCGAGGTCTATCTCAATATCGCCGAGTGGGACAGCGGCGTTTTCGGCCTGGAGGCCGCCGCCCAGCACTACTTCGGCGTCTCCGCGGCGCAGCTCAACGCCCACCAGGCGAGCCGCCTGGCGGCGATATTGCCCAGCCCGCGCAACTGGAGCGCCTCGCAGCCCAGCGCCCACGTCGAGCGCCGCAGCGCCTGGATCCGCCAGCAGATGAACAACCTCGGTGGAGCCAGTTACCTGGAGCAGCTCTGA
- a CDS encoding peptidase M19, with protein sequence MSPLDLHNDSVVIDGLIIAKWNRELLEDMRRGGLTAANCTVSVWEGFQATVDNIVKSNQLMAECSDLVRPVRTTADISRAKEEGKTGIIYGFQNAHAFEDQIGYVEIFKQLGVGIVQLCYNTQNLVGTGCYERDGGLSGFGREIVAEMNRVGIMCDLSHVGGKTSEEVILESQKPVCYSHCLPSGLKEHPRNKSDEELKFIADHGGFVGVTMFTPFLRAGIDANVDDYVEAIEYVMNIVGEDAIGIGTDFTQGHGQDFFEWLTHDKGYARRLTSFGKIINPEGIRTIGEFPNLTEALLRRGFSEPQVRKIMGENWVRVLKDVWGE encoded by the coding sequence ATGTCCCCGCTCGACCTGCATAACGATTCCGTCGTCATCGACGGCCTGATCATCGCCAAATGGAACCGCGAGCTGCTCGAGGATATGCGCCGCGGCGGCCTCACCGCCGCCAACTGCACCGTCTCGGTGTGGGAGGGCTTCCAGGCCACCGTCGACAATATCGTCAAGTCCAACCAGCTGATGGCCGAGTGCAGCGACCTGGTGCGTCCGGTGCGCACCACCGCCGATATCAGTCGGGCCAAGGAGGAGGGCAAGACCGGCATCATCTACGGCTTCCAGAACGCCCACGCCTTCGAGGACCAGATCGGCTACGTCGAGATCTTCAAGCAGCTCGGCGTGGGCATCGTGCAGCTGTGCTACAACACCCAGAACCTGGTGGGCACCGGCTGCTACGAGCGCGACGGCGGCCTGTCCGGCTTCGGTCGCGAGATCGTCGCCGAGATGAACCGCGTCGGCATCATGTGCGACCTCTCCCACGTGGGCGGCAAGACCTCCGAGGAGGTCATCCTCGAATCCCAGAAGCCGGTCTGCTACTCCCACTGCCTGCCCTCGGGCCTCAAGGAGCATCCGCGCAACAAGTCCGACGAGGAGCTCAAGTTCATCGCCGACCACGGCGGCTTCGTCGGCGTGACCATGTTCACCCCCTTCCTGCGCGCCGGCATCGACGCCAACGTCGACGACTATGTCGAGGCCATCGAGTACGTGATGAATATCGTCGGCGAGGACGCCATCGGCATCGGTACCGACTTCACCCAGGGCCACGGCCAGGACTTCTTCGAGTGGCTGACCCACGACAAGGGCTACGCCCGCCGCCTGACCAGTTTCGGCAAGATCATCAACCCCGAGGGCATCCGTACCATCGGCGAGTTCCCCAATCTCACCGAGGCGCTGCTGCGCCGCGGCTTCAGCGAGCCCCAGGTGCGCAAGATCATGGGCGAGAACTGGGTGCGGGTACTCAAGGATGTTTGGGGCGAGTGA
- a CDS encoding hydrocarbon binding protein — MTKMAPELPIEVDSETGVWTTDALPMLYVPRHFFINNHTAVADALGVDKYAEILYHAGYKSAWHWCEKEAECHGLEGVDVFEHYMQRLSQRGWGKFVTEAIDLDAGTARVRLEHSAFVYQLGKTGHKEEYMFTGWFAGAMDQILAVRGSALRTVAEQTQSGAEPGCEVGIFEVKPLAGDAR, encoded by the coding sequence GTGACCAAGATGGCCCCCGAACTGCCCATCGAGGTGGATAGCGAGACCGGCGTGTGGACCACCGACGCCCTGCCGATGCTCTACGTTCCGCGCCACTTCTTTATCAACAACCACACCGCCGTCGCCGATGCGCTGGGCGTGGACAAGTACGCCGAGATCCTCTACCACGCCGGCTACAAGAGCGCCTGGCACTGGTGCGAGAAGGAAGCCGAGTGCCACGGCCTGGAGGGTGTGGACGTCTTCGAGCACTACATGCAGCGGCTCTCCCAGCGCGGCTGGGGCAAGTTCGTCACCGAGGCCATCGACCTCGACGCCGGCACCGCCCGGGTGCGCCTCGAGCACAGCGCCTTCGTCTATCAACTGGGCAAGACGGGGCACAAGGAGGAGTACATGTTCACCGGCTGGTTCGCCGGCGCCATGGACCAGATCCTCGCCGTGCGTGGCAGCGCGCTGCGCACCGTCGCCGAGCAGACCCAGAGTGGCGCCGAGCCGGGCTGCGAGGTGGGCATTTTCGAGGTCAAGCCGCTGGCAGGCGACGCCCGCTAA
- a CDS encoding N-methylproline demethylase — translation MAFDAIFEPIQIGKLTIRNRVVSTAHAEVHATDGGMTTDRYVRYYEEKAKGGCGLCICGGSSVVSIDSPQGWWSSVNLSTDRIIPHFQNLADAVHQHGGKIMIQITHMGRRSRWDGFDWPTLVSPSGIREPVHRSTCKTIEEEEIWRIVGDFAQAARRAKEGGLDGVELSAVHQHLIDQFWSPRVNKREDQWGGSFENRMRFGMEVLKAVRAEVGDDFAVGMRICGDEFHPDGLSHDDMKQIAAYYDATGQVDFFGVIGSGCDTHNTLANVIPNMSYPPEPFLHLAAGIKEVVSVPVIHAQNIKDPNQAQRILEGGYVDLVGMTRAHIADPHLIAKIKMGQVDQIKQCVGANYCIDRQYQGLDVLCIQNAATSREYMGLPHIIQKSEGPKRKVVVVGGGPGGMEAARVAAERGHDVTLFEAEEALGGQITIAAQAPQRDQIAGITRWYQLELARLDVDLRLGTRADEATLLDLRPDIVVLATGGQPFLSQYPEWGYAESAEESLVVSTWDVLSGKVAPGKNVLIFDAICEFSGVSAADYLADKGAKVEIVTDDIKPGAAVGGTTFPTYYRSLYEKEVIMTSDLMLHKVYREGDSLVAVLENEYTGVQEERVVDQVVVENGVRPDEALYFALKEQSRNRGQVDLEALYAAQAQPCLSEEGADGFLLFRLGDCTAPRNTHAAIYDALRICKDF, via the coding sequence ATGGCATTCGACGCAATCTTCGAGCCGATCCAGATCGGCAAGCTGACCATCCGCAATCGCGTGGTCAGCACCGCCCATGCCGAGGTGCACGCCACCGACGGCGGCATGACCACCGACCGCTACGTCAGGTACTACGAGGAGAAGGCCAAGGGCGGCTGCGGCCTGTGCATCTGCGGCGGCTCCTCGGTGGTCTCCATCGACAGCCCTCAGGGCTGGTGGAGCTCGGTGAACCTCTCCACCGACCGCATCATCCCGCACTTCCAGAATCTCGCCGATGCGGTGCATCAGCACGGCGGCAAGATCATGATCCAGATCACCCATATGGGGCGCCGTTCGCGCTGGGACGGCTTCGACTGGCCGACCCTGGTATCGCCCTCGGGGATCCGTGAGCCGGTGCACCGCTCGACCTGCAAGACCATCGAGGAGGAGGAGATCTGGCGCATCGTCGGTGACTTCGCCCAGGCTGCGCGCCGGGCCAAGGAAGGGGGGCTCGACGGGGTCGAACTCTCCGCCGTGCATCAGCACCTGATCGATCAGTTCTGGAGCCCGCGAGTCAACAAGCGCGAGGACCAGTGGGGCGGCAGCTTCGAGAACCGCATGCGCTTCGGCATGGAGGTGCTCAAGGCGGTGCGCGCCGAGGTCGGCGACGACTTTGCGGTGGGCATGCGCATTTGTGGCGACGAGTTCCACCCGGACGGTCTCTCCCACGACGACATGAAGCAGATCGCCGCCTACTACGACGCCACCGGGCAGGTCGACTTCTTCGGTGTGATCGGCTCAGGCTGCGACACCCACAACACCCTGGCCAACGTCATTCCCAACATGTCCTACCCGCCGGAGCCCTTCCTGCACCTGGCGGCGGGCATCAAGGAAGTGGTCAGCGTGCCGGTGATCCACGCCCAGAACATCAAGGACCCCAACCAGGCCCAGCGGATCCTCGAGGGTGGCTACGTCGACCTGGTGGGCATGACCCGCGCGCATATCGCCGACCCGCACCTGATCGCCAAGATCAAGATGGGCCAGGTCGACCAGATCAAGCAGTGCGTCGGCGCCAACTACTGCATCGATCGCCAGTACCAGGGCCTCGACGTGCTGTGCATCCAGAATGCCGCCACGTCCCGGGAGTACATGGGCCTGCCGCATATCATCCAGAAGAGCGAGGGTCCCAAGCGCAAGGTCGTCGTGGTCGGCGGTGGCCCCGGTGGCATGGAGGCGGCGCGGGTCGCTGCCGAGCGCGGCCACGACGTCACCCTGTTCGAGGCCGAGGAGGCCTTGGGCGGGCAGATCACTATCGCCGCCCAGGCCCCGCAGCGCGATCAGATCGCCGGCATCACCCGCTGGTATCAGCTGGAGCTGGCGCGCCTCGACGTCGACCTGCGCCTGGGTACCCGCGCCGATGAGGCGACCCTGCTCGACCTGCGCCCGGATATCGTGGTGCTGGCCACCGGCGGCCAGCCCTTCCTCAGCCAGTACCCTGAGTGGGGCTACGCGGAAAGTGCCGAGGAGAGCCTGGTGGTCAGTACCTGGGACGTGCTGTCCGGCAAGGTGGCGCCGGGCAAGAACGTGCTGATCTTTGACGCCATCTGCGAGTTCTCCGGCGTCTCGGCGGCGGACTACCTGGCCGACAAGGGCGCCAAGGTGGAGATCGTCACCGACGACATCAAGCCCGGCGCGGCGGTGGGTGGCACCACCTTCCCGACCTACTACCGCAGCCTTTACGAGAAGGAGGTGATCATGACCTCCGACCTGATGCTGCATAAGGTCTATCGCGAGGGCGATTCCCTGGTGGCGGTGCTCGAGAACGAGTACACCGGCGTCCAGGAGGAGCGGGTGGTCGATCAGGTGGTGGTGGAGAACGGCGTGCGGCCCGACGAGGCGCTCTACTTCGCCCTCAAGGAGCAGTCTCGCAATCGTGGCCAGGTGGACCTGGAGGCGCTGTACGCCGCCCAGGCGCAGCCTTGCCTGAGCGAAGAGGGGGCAGACGGCTTCCTGCTGTTCCGGCTGGGCGACTGCACGGCGCCGCGCAATACCCACGCGGCCATCTACGACGCGCTGCGGATCTGCAAGGACTTCTGA
- a CDS encoding (Fe-S)-binding protein, producing MLETLLPILIFAALGLAAIGAIRRIRLWRQGRPSAVPLFKGLAALPRRYLVDLHHVVARDKMISNTHVATAGGFVAAAVLMILVHGLGLGASERMGPVLGGLLLAASATMFVGSLFVAKRRRHPPARLSRGPWMRLPKSLMAFSLSVFLITLPTVGVLPQDAGSWLLALMLSALLVWGLGEMVFGMTWGGPMKHAFAGALHLAFHRRAERFGGGRSTGLKALNLDDPGAKLGVETPSDFTWNQLLGFDACVQCGRCEAVCPAFAAGQPLNPKKLIQDMVVGMAGGSDAAYAGSPYPGKPVGEHRGDPQGPIVAFEGKALVDAETLWSCTTCRACVEECPMMIEHVDAIVDMRRHLTLEHGNTPNKGAEVLDNLIATDNPGGFDPGSRLHWAADLNLPLMADVKQAEVLLWLGDGAFDMRNQRTLRALVKVLRAAEVEFAVLGVEERDSGDVARRLGDEATFQSLARRNIATLAKYRFQRIVTCDPHSFHVLGNEYGELGGNYEVRHHSTYIAELFEAGRLHFAPWKGGSVTYHDPCYLGRYNGEFEAPRNVLKALGIEVKEMQRSGFRSRCCGGGGGAPITDIPGERRIPDMRMNDVRETGAELVAVGCPQCTAMLEGVVDGPAEVRDIAELVADALVANPQREDPAAGSADSPRRAADKTTAEEVS from the coding sequence ATGCTCGAGACCCTACTGCCGATACTCATCTTCGCCGCCCTGGGCCTGGCGGCGATCGGCGCCATTCGGCGCATACGCCTGTGGCGCCAGGGGCGGCCCTCCGCCGTGCCGCTGTTCAAGGGCTTGGCGGCCCTGCCGCGCCGCTACCTGGTGGACCTGCACCATGTCGTAGCGCGCGACAAGATGATCTCCAATACCCACGTGGCCACCGCCGGTGGCTTCGTGGCTGCCGCCGTGCTGATGATCCTGGTGCATGGTCTGGGGCTCGGCGCTTCAGAAAGAATGGGGCCCGTGCTTGGCGGGCTGCTGCTGGCGGCCAGCGCCACCATGTTCGTGGGCAGCCTGTTCGTGGCCAAGCGGCGCCGCCATCCACCGGCGCGCCTCTCCAGGGGCCCCTGGATGCGCTTGCCGAAGAGCCTGATGGCGTTCTCGCTGAGCGTGTTCCTGATCACCCTGCCGACGGTCGGCGTGCTTCCGCAAGACGCTGGTAGCTGGCTGCTGGCCCTGATGCTGAGCGCGTTGCTGGTCTGGGGCCTGGGAGAAATGGTCTTCGGCATGACCTGGGGCGGGCCCATGAAGCACGCCTTCGCCGGCGCTCTGCACCTGGCCTTTCATCGCCGGGCCGAGCGCTTCGGTGGCGGCCGTTCCACCGGCCTCAAGGCGCTGAACCTGGACGATCCCGGCGCCAAGCTGGGGGTCGAGACGCCCAGCGACTTCACTTGGAACCAGCTGCTCGGCTTCGACGCCTGCGTGCAGTGCGGCCGCTGCGAAGCCGTTTGCCCGGCCTTCGCCGCCGGCCAGCCGCTCAACCCCAAGAAGCTGATCCAGGACATGGTCGTCGGCATGGCCGGCGGCAGCGACGCGGCCTACGCCGGCAGCCCCTATCCTGGCAAACCGGTGGGAGAGCACCGCGGCGATCCGCAAGGTCCCATCGTCGCTTTCGAAGGCAAGGCCCTGGTGGATGCCGAGACCCTGTGGTCCTGCACCACCTGCCGCGCCTGCGTGGAGGAGTGCCCGATGATGATCGAGCACGTCGATGCCATCGTCGATATGCGCCGCCACCTGACTCTGGAGCACGGCAATACGCCCAACAAGGGTGCCGAGGTGCTCGACAACCTGATCGCCACCGACAACCCCGGCGGCTTCGATCCCGGCTCGCGGCTGCACTGGGCGGCGGATCTCAACCTGCCGCTGATGGCCGACGTCAAGCAGGCCGAGGTGCTGCTGTGGCTGGGCGACGGCGCCTTCGATATGCGCAACCAGCGCACCCTGCGCGCCCTGGTCAAGGTGCTGCGCGCCGCCGAGGTGGAGTTCGCGGTGCTCGGCGTTGAAGAGCGCGACAGCGGCGACGTGGCGCGGCGCCTGGGCGACGAGGCGACCTTCCAGTCACTGGCCAGGCGCAATATCGCGACCCTCGCGAAATACCGCTTCCAGCGCATCGTCACCTGCGACCCGCACAGCTTCCACGTGCTCGGCAACGAGTACGGCGAGCTGGGTGGAAACTATGAAGTGCGTCATCACAGCACCTATATCGCCGAGCTGTTCGAGGCGGGGCGGCTGCACTTCGCACCCTGGAAGGGCGGCAGCGTCACCTATCACGACCCCTGCTATCTGGGCCGCTACAACGGCGAGTTCGAGGCACCGCGCAACGTGCTCAAGGCGCTGGGCATTGAGGTCAAGGAGATGCAGCGCTCCGGCTTCCGCTCACGCTGCTGCGGCGGCGGCGGCGGGGCGCCGATCACCGATATTCCCGGCGAGCGGCGGATTCCCGATATGCGCATGAACGACGTGCGCGAGACCGGCGCCG